One genomic region from Anopheles bellator chromosome 2, idAnoBellAS_SP24_06.2, whole genome shotgun sequence encodes:
- the LOC131212878 gene encoding general odorant-binding protein 72-like, with protein MADWTMSSPVCRLMCLLTITLLIGGTIGKASIDQMAKTSAMMRSVCVGKHKASVELIDGLGRGEFPDVKDLKCYANCVLEMMQAIKKGKVQADNAIKQIELLVPSEIAEPTVRAFDLCRDSAAGIKNHCDAAYALLQCLHKSNPKYFFA; from the exons ATGGCTGATTGGACAATGTCATCGCCGGTTTGCCGACTGATGTGCCTGTTGACCATCACTCTTCTAATTGGCGGCACGATTGGT AAAGCGTCCATCGATCAGATGGCCAAGACGAGTGCAATGATGCGTTCCGTGTGCGTGGGAAAGCATAAGGCCAGCGTGGAGCTGATCGACGGTCTCGGCCGCGGTGAGTTCCCGGATGTGAAGGACCTGAAATGCTACGCGAACTGTGTGCTAGAAATGATGCAAGCG ataaagaaaggaaaagttcAGGCCGACAATGCCATCAAGCAGATCGAGCTGTTAGTGCCTTCGGAGATCGCCGAACCAACGGTTAGAGCGTTTGATCTTTGTCGGGATTCGG CGGCAGGCATTAAAAATCACTGTGATGCGGCTTACGCGCTGCTGCAGTGTCTACACAAGAGCAATCCGAAATATTTCTTCGCATAA
- the LOC131210325 gene encoding glycosylated lysosomal membrane protein-like codes for MGVDRTTASRIVMVITVLLSLTPNALCDDSSKLQRKLTATLNPNCPDFVCRNDSGITLVHIAAESATDTIHYVWDFTGTPTILVALTGKDVGLHINWTSLMDSKPGSVQFSKPPQYTFMAVINRIFQYDDADDRAMLDAGSNVFVYDPHNFTWNRSLLWSNEQDVMLAINAGDDFLFKLNAYSTKDHGMDFPHLLHSSNATQIDIVFNNITNRFVNPRFAIELLFVVSEQIVVDSAFEVTKRKTLDDEHTPGIFEIVDVLSPGAFTFSAGGYLEYRPVSYTHPERDVATSTETRQSQPAKIESPAAVLNTTLAYAIFGAELDGAKLVVQGMNISFGVSEDGFYRKTNYTTMTFQVGYGLPPVEELSAFVLIVAGIGIGIPLVVLVASVIYVCTRKLRNRGPFHQERL; via the exons CCCTGAACCCTAACTGTCCGGACTTTGTGTGCCGCAACGATTCCGGCATCACTCTGGTACACATTGCGGCCGAATCGGCTACCGACACGATTCACTATGTGTGGGATTTTACCGGCACCCCAACCATCTTGGTGGCGCTCACCGGGAAGGATGTCGGACTGCACATCAACTGGACCAGCCTGATGGACAGTAAACCGGGATCGGTGCAGTTCAGCAAACCGCCACAGTATACGTTTATGGCTGTTATCAATCGC attttccaatacgacgacgccgatgacCGAGCAATGCTGGATGCCGGCTCCAATGTGTTCGTTTACGATCCACATAACTTCACCTGGAATCGTAGCTTGCTGTGGTCTAACGAGCAGGACGTGATGTTGGCAATCAATGCGGGCGACGATTTTCTGTTCAAG CTGAACGCATACTCGACGAAGGACCACGGTATGGACTTTCCCCATCTGCTGCACTCGtcgaacgcaacgcaaatAGATATTGTTTTCAACAACATTACGAACCGATTCGTCAACCCGCGGTTTGCCATCGAACTGCTGTTTGTCGTGTCCGAGCAAATCGTTGTCGATTCCGCATTTGAGGTGACCAAACGGAAGACACTGGACGACGAACACACGCCCGGCATTTTTGAGATTGTGGACGTGCTATCACCGGGGGCGTTTACCTTCTCGGCTGGCGGTTATCTCGAGTATCGACCGGTTTCGTACACTCACCCGGAGCGGGACGTGGCCACATCGACCGAAACTCGACAAAGCCAACCGGCAAAGATTGaatcgccggccgccgttcTCAACACCACCTTAGCTTACGCAATCTTCGGAGCAGAACTGGATGGGGCCAAGCTGGTGGTGCAGGGCATGAACATTTCTTTCGGCGTGAGCGAGGATGGGTTTTATCGTAAAACCAACTACACCACCATGACGTTCCAGGTCGGGTACGGATTGCCTCCGGTCGAGGAGCTGTCCGCATTTGTGCTGATCGTGGCCGGCATTGGCATTGGCATTCCGCTCGTGGTGCTCGTCGCAAGCGTCATCTACGTTTGCACCAGGAAGCTTCGCAATCGGGGGCCGTTCCACCAGGAAAGGCTTTGA